The sequence CAGTAGCAGATGCTCCAGTTCTTCCATCCACCCAATTATCGACTACCGATACATTAAAATTTTCGTAACGGACTCCACCACTAAGAGATAAACGTTCGCTTGCATCCCACTTTAACTGAGAGAATAAACCTAAGTTTTCAATATCATAAGGTGCAATCCGAATCACTTCGCCAATTTTTCGCGCTCTTCTACCACCACTACTGTCAAATTCATCAATATCAAATACATCGAAATTACCTTCGCTCTCTTCATTAGAATAATCCGCACCCCACAGCACGCTGACATTATCTGATAAAAATGTATTCAACTGTAAACGTCCACCGAATCTTTCTGCTGTCACCACCGAACGACCAATATCTAAAGGATCTTGGGGACGAAACTGACGATTCTCAAAAAGATTGGAAGCTGTTTTTGTTTGACGGTAATAAGCTTGCGCTTTGAGCGAACTGTTGAGAATATCGTTGTGAGTATAGTCGAAACTAATCACAGTTCCTCGGTTAAAAGGGTCGGCAGAATCAATAAAATCAATTGGTATATCTAAAAAACGTGCTTTTTCGAGATTTGCAGAAGTCTCGTCTAACTGTCCCTCTTGACTTTGAGAATCATTGAAATGATTTGCTGTAATTTGCAATCTTTGTTGCGAACCTAAGTCAACACCCAGCTTACCAAAAACGTTGATAGAAGTACTATCTGATTCCGAGTCAGCAAACAAAGGAATCCTGTCTCCTTCTGCATCGAATGGTGTTCCAAAACTATCGCGGGTAAAAGATGCAACAAAATCTACATCTCCTTGTTTACCGGAAATTCCGTAATTTAAAAAGTTACCAAAACTACCAGATTTAAAATTACCTACAGAACGAACTCCAATTTCCGCTTCTGATACAACTCTATCTTGGTTTGGCTTACGGGTGATGATATTAATTACCCCACCTGCTGCTCCATCACCATAAGTAGCACTCGGTCCTCTAATTACTTCTATTCGTTCAATTGCATCAGTATCAATCCGACGTAAATTTGCAACTGAGGTATCATTATCGATATTCGAGGTAATTGGTACCCCATCGACTAATACTAAAGGTTGTCTTCCTCGCAAAGTCTGAGTAAAACTTGCTTGTGATTCAGAACTTGGACCTAAACCAGGAACGGTATTCGCAAGTATCGATGTTAAATCGCGGTTGACGGTAGTTTGTTCCTCAATTTCTTCTCGGGTTATTACCGTCACCGAACGTGCTACTCTCTGTACATCTTCTTCAGTACGTGAGGCTGTTACGATTAACTCAATGGATTCGTCATCGGTTGTTGGTTGTTCGGGTTTTGTTGATGGAGTTTCACTTTGAGCAGGTTTCTCTTCTTCCGGTTTTGGAACAGGTTTCTGTGCTGTAGAAGCAGTAGGTGCTAATCCAAATATCAAACCTTCTCCACTGTCGAATAATTCAATTTTCGGTAATCCTGATTCACCCTTGACTGCAATCCTGACAGTATTTGCATTCAAGTTAGTTACAATAATTTCAGTAATTCCCTGTAGAGGTTTTTCTTGAGTGAATTCAAATGTATCACCCGATGCTTGCTGTAATTGAGCGTTGGGAATATCGGCTATAAAACTATTGTCAATGCTACGATTTACTACCTGTAACTGTCTTGCTTGAGGTGTCTGTAAAATTATTTCTAAACCTTTATCTGTTGAATTGGTTTTAACTCCAGTAATTGGTATAATACTTCTTTGGGATGGTGCTGGATTTTGTACCAGCATTTGAGCGTTAGTTACGGGAAATTCAATTTCATCAAGCTGAAGAATATTTTTACCTGCTTCATCCAACTTTATTCTTTTTTCCGAACTTGCTGTTTTTACTTGAAAATTTCGGGGTCTTCGAGAAACTACTCCAGATTTATTAATTCTACCTTTTTGATATTCTTCACTTCTAGCGGGAGTACCGATGAGAAAAACAATCCCGCTAGTCAAAAGCAAGCTTTGAAACAACTTATCTAACTTCATTAATCTCCCCACACCAAATAATAATACTTACTCGTATCCAGCCAGACAGTAGATGCTCAAATAATCTTTTGTGACTGTAAATAACAGCCTTATCAATAACTATTGTCAGTAATCTTACGGCAAGTAAAGGAAAAACTGAAGTCCTAAATCTTCTCTAAACGGAATTTAAACCTGCTCTAAACGGAATTTTTCCGGGAATAAACGCTGGGATTCACACCAAACTTCTTGCGAAAAGCAGTCATAAAAGCACTGTGGCTGGAATAACCTACAGTTCGAGCGACTTTATTCACAGCATTTGCTTCTAAAAGCAATTCTTTGGCTCGTTCCATGCGATAATCGTGCAAATAACCAAAAACAGTTGTACCGAATATTTGCTGAAAACCTTTTTTAAGAGTGCAGTCATTAAGATTTACTTGTCGAGCTAGTGATAATAATGAGGGTGGATTACTAAAGTTGTTAATGATAATATCTCTCGCTTGATAAATACTATCTATCTGTTCCGGTTTGAGATTCGTAGTTGAATTTAACGCTTTAGTATTCTGCAAATCTTCCAAACGTAAAGCCATTAATTCTAATACTTTACCTTCCAAATAAAGCTGTTTTGTTAAACCTTGATAGGGACAATTTAAAATCTGACGCAACACAGTTTGCATTTGTGGTGTTGTTCTACCAACTTGAAAGTAATTTATATCGACATTTTTAATAACATCTTGAAAATTATCAGGTAATATATCCAAATAAGACAATACCAAACTTTCAAAGAATGAATATTCGATATGAATATCTATTTTTAAGATTCTTTCCTGAGCAAGCCATTCTTTCGTGTTACTTTCATCTGTATCTGAGTCAAGCGATATAAAATTTTGTCCTGAGTTGAGATTTGTATCGTAACTATTACCAAAAATACCAAAACCTAATTCTAAAAAAGTACATGGTTGAGTTGGGGAAGTTTCAACAACTAAGTTTTCTTGTAATTGATAATCTTCTACCAAAAGCGAGATTCCCGGACGCAGGTGAAACCAACTTCGACAACCATAACTAATTCCTTTAGGGTCATACAGTTGAAATTCGTAAGTCTTTGGTTGAAACTGGTTTTGATTATCTAGTGAATTTAAAGGTAATAAGCGATAACAATCTGCTGATTCTTTGAGAAAAAGAGTCATTTTAATTTTGGATTTTGGATTTTAACAACGGATGCTTTTAACAACAGATGAATTTTTTGGATTGACCCCCTAGAAAAATTTGGGGCTTAAACGTTTTAATTCAAATTCTTATAATACTAGATGAGAAATAATATCATTAATTTTAAGATTGTAATAGTGTCGAGGATTACAGATATTTTTGGAGATATAGGAAAGAATTATCCACCCAGCATAATACCCGTATTTGTTAAATAAATTTTAAAGATAAAAACTTGCAATTAGCTGATAAGGTTAGTTTATCAGGTTGCTAAAATAACGTTTAGCCATGAAAACTCAACAAACCCAAAACCGGGCTGCTGAAACATTAGTATCTCCTCGAACACCGATTCTTTCAGTACGAGGTTTGGGTCGGAAAATCGATAAATACTGGATTTGGCGTAATTTAAATTTTGAATTATTTTCGGGTGAAAAAGTCGCTGTCTTGGGTGCTTCGGGTTCGGGTAAAAGTCTACTTTTGCGAACTCTAGCGGGACTTGACCAAATACAAGCAGGAAAGATTATATTTCAAGGAAAAAATATTAATAATTGGCATTTACCTAAATATCGTTCCCAAATTATCTACCTCCACCAACGTCCAGCTTTATGGGAAGGAACTGTAGAATCAAATTTAAAGCAAGTTTATGGTCTCAAAATCAATCGTCATCTAGCTTATAACCGTGCTGCAATTTTAAATTACTTGCAAATTTTGCATAAAAACGATGACTTTTTAAAGCGTCGAGTAAACGCAATTTCTGGAGGTGAAGCTCAAATAGTTGCTTTTTTACGAGCATTACAACTTGCTCCTAAAATACTGTTACTCGATGAACCAACTGCTTCATTAGATGCTCAAACTGCTGGTAGTTTAGAAGCTTTGGTGAGTGCTTGGCAAGCCGAAGCCCCACTACGAGCTTATCTGTGGACGAGTCACGACCCAACACAGTTGGAGCGAATTACTAATCGTCAGATTCGTCTTCGATTTGATTAAAGGGAGTAGAAAAAATTCGTAATTCGGGTGGATGTCCCTCCGGGACACGCTACGCTAACGTAATTCGTAATTAAAGCTGTTCCCTATCCCCTATTCCCTATATTAATTTTGCACTGTTACTTATGGATAACTATATTTCTATTAGCTACGGTCAATTGGCTTTAGCTACTTTATTTATTATTATCAATGTTTGTCTTTCTCTAGCGCTACGGTTGGGATTAACTAAAAGCTTGGTAATAGCATCGCTGCGAATGATAGCGCAATTATTGCTAGTAGGTTACGCTTTGCAATGGGTATTTACTCTACAAAACCCATTATTGATATTACTTGTAGCTGTTACCATGACTACCATCGCCGCCCTGTCAAGTGTAAACCGTACCCGCAGGCGATTTTCTAGTATTTATTGGAATAACTTTGTCTGTTTGTTAAGCGCTTCATTTTTGGTGACAGGATTAACGGTAAATGGAATTATTCGCGTTGAGCCTTGGTACGATCCGCAATATTTAATTCCTTTACTGGGTATGGTTTTAGGAAACGCACTCACGGGTACATCTCTAGCGCTAGATAAATTTATGGAAGATTTGAGCAGTAAACGCGAGCAAATCGAAGCATTGTTGACGTTGGGTGGGACTCGTTGGGAGGCAGCACACGAAACATTAAAAGAAGCGTTGCGGACGGGGATGATTCCCACAATTAATTCAATGATGGTGATGGGGTTAGTTAGTCTGCCGGGAATGATGACAGGTCAGATATTGGCTGGGGCTAGTCCTACTGATGCCGTGCGCTACCAGATTCTAATTATTTTTACGCAAGCTTCGGGAACTGCTTTGGCTACGATTGGGGTGTTAACTTTAGCGTTTTTTGCAGTGTTTAACCGACAGCATCAGTTGAGTGGGGATCTAATTTGGAGTTCGTGATTAGTTGATAAGGGATATAGATTAAAGTGACAAAGCAAATTTTTAATAACATTCCGCGTAATGTCTGGATTTTAGGTTTTGTCAGCCTCTTGACAGATGTCAGTTCCAAGATGATTGAATCGGTGCTACCTCTATTTCTAGTTTCGACACTAGGAGTAAATTTGCTAACGGTTGGTTTGATTGAAGGAATTGCAGAATCAACAGCTTCGATATTAAAAGTTTTTTCGGGAGCCTTAAGCGATTACTTCGGACAACGTAAAAAACTTACTGTGGCTGGGTATGGTTTATCCACTTTAGTTAAACCTTTATTTGCCTTAGCGACAAGCCCAGCTTGGGTATTGATGGCTCGTTTCGGTGACAGAGTTGGTAAAGGAATTCGTGTAGCTCCCCGCGATGCTTTAGTTGCAGATGCTACCGATAAAGCTCATATTGGTGCTGCTTACGGTTTACGTCAGTCTCTTGATACAATTGGTGCATTTACAGGACCATTGGCTGCATTTGTGCTGATGTCTGCTGGGAGAGAAAACTTTCGTTTAGTTTTTTGGTTAGCTTTAATTCCAGGTATTTTAGCAGTAGCTTTGCTAGCTCTTGGCGTACAAGAGCCAAACAGTAGCGTGAATAGAATGCAGAATAATCCCCTACGCTGGAATACTTTACGTAGTTTAGGTAGAAACTACTGGGGATTAGTGGCAGTTGCATTATTATTTAATTTAGGAAATTCTAGCGATGCTTTTCTACTACTCAAAGTGCGGCAAGCTGGAGTATCAAATTTATTCGTACCCTTAACAATATTTGTTATAAATCTAACTTACAGCTTAAGTGCATATCCAGTTGGATTGATATCCGATCGCATCGGAAGGTTGAGGTTGCTTGTAGGAGGTTTCTCTTTATATGCTCTGATATACTTGGGCTTCGCTTTTAGTTATACTCCCTGGCAAGTATGGGGATTATGTGCATTGTATGGATTACATCAAGGCATGAGCAAAGGAATATTATTGGCATTGGTAGCAGATAGAGTTCCATCTAATCTACGCGGTACTGCCTTTGGGTTTATCAACCTCGCGACAGGTGCTGCACTTCTTCCTGCGAGTCTTTTAGCAGGTAGTTTGTGGGAGTCAATCGGTTCGGAAGCAACTTTTATTACTGGAAGTCTTTTTGCTATTTTGGCAGCTGCATTACTGCTAATAATTCATCGGAACGAACAATAGAGCAATATCAGAATACAGTAAAAGCAGAAGTAAAACCCGAACAACATTTGATAGTGGTATTGAATGCATATGAAGGGGTGATATCATGTCCGGTTAAACAGTTATCATATCTGTGAAGGCTGAGTAATAAGTAATAAGTAATAAGTAATAAGTAATAAGTAATAAGTAATAAGTAATAAGTAATAAGTAATAAGCAATAAGTAATAAGTAATAAGTAATAAGTAATAAGTAATAAGCAATAAGTAATAAGTAGTAGATAATAACCGCCATCTTTTCACTAGAGTTATATCGTAAGTAATTAGCCGGACTTAATATGAATCACGGAAAGATTGTCGCGGTGATGGATAAAGTGCGATTGGTTAAAGGTGCAAAATTGGCGATTGCCACTAAAAAAATAATTGAATCAATCGTATTATTGTCAGTTTTGTGTCGATTTACCACCGAATGTCCCAGAAGTCGCAATGCTGCGTCTCCTTACAATTATACGTCTCTTTAAATACTCCTTAAATTAAAGCCTAAACTCGGACTATATATCGGTAAATAATTTTATTTTTTTCAACAAACAGTAAATTTTCAGTCTACTAGTTTATGTCATCTTGCCAAACGTTATTAAATCAACTAGCTTTCAATAATAATGAATAAAATATGAAATAACAATGAGATAAAGATGATAATTAATATTAATAAAATAGACTATAATTCAAAACTATAACTATGTTTTATTTAACAAATGGAACTATCAAGCTCAATTTTACTCGCTTTTGGATTAGCTGCTGATGCTTGTGCGGTGTCTCTGAGCAGTGGTTTAACTATTAGACATATCAAAATGTATAAAGCGATTAAAATAGCACTTTTCTTCGGTATTTTTCAAGCTATTATGCCTTTAATAGGTTGGTTAGCTGGACTAAGTATCAGAAGTTTTGTTCTTCGTTTTAATCATTGGATAATTTTTGGTATACTTGTCTATCTTGGTGGAAAGATGATTTTTGAATCATTTGCAGATAGCAATAATGATGAAAAACCAAAATTTAATTGTTTAGAAATTTATACGTTAATAGCATTATCAATTGCCACTAGTATTGATGCTTTTGCAGCGGGATTGGGATTATCAATTTTAAAAAGCTCTATTTTATTGACGGCTACCGTGATTGGATTTATTACTTTTACTTTGTCTTTTATCGCAGTTTATATTGGCCATTTTTGCGGTGATATGTTTAAACAAAAAGTAGAAGTAATTGGTGGGGGTAGCTTAATTTTTCTGGGAACAAAGATTTTAATTGAAGCTTTTGTATAGTTCTACAGTATTCCTAAATCATTGATTATCATCAATAAACCCGGTTTTCGTAAAAAACCGGGTTTAGTTTGTCTTAAATTAATGCAACATGGATACAAGCTTTAAATCTAGAGAATTGTTCGAGCTAGACTTATGGAAGATGGAAGATTTGAGCTTATGCTGTATGCAAATAGTATTTTTGATAAAAATTCTTGATAAATTGTAAGAAATATACTAGATTAATCAAATATATTGAGAAAGAATAGCAATAATTTAAAATGTTATTTAATTTAGTAGCCTATTTTTATGAAGAAAGAATTGTTATATCAAGTCGCAGATTTAGTGTAAGGCTTATATAAAGCTTAATTTCCTATTTGAAGTTTATTATCCCAAGATTTTTTCATCGCTACTAAATGTAAATTATTATGAATAACGGATTTACAAGCGGGTGAATAAACCAATTTCCACACAAACCCATATGCAGATACTATCGCGTACTAAACCCGTAATTGGCTTAATAGTCGGATGTCTAGTACTTATAATCTTTCTTTTTGTTAGTGTTTCCTACGGTGCGGCTGATATTTCTTGGCAAGGTGTTTATGATTCGCTAGTATCCTTCGATGGTTCGAGAGAACATCTAATTATCCGTACTGTAAGATTACCGCGCTCCTTGCTAGCAATGCTAGTAGGAGCTTCGATATCTACTGCTGGTGCGATTATGCAAGGTATCACTCGTAACCCTTTAGCAGATCCAGGAATACTAGGAATTAATGCAGGTGCGGCGTTTGCGGTGGTGATGGCAATATTTTTATTCGGTGCTTCGTCGCCAAGTTTTTATGTTTGGTGTGCCTTTGCTGGTGCGGGAATTACTGCGGTAAGTGTGTATTTTTTAGCTTCTTTAGGTAGAAGCGGGATTACTCCACTTAACTTAACTATTTCTGGTGCGGCGATTAGCGCTTTCCTTGCTTCTCTCACCACTGGGATATTAATTGTTAGTCAAAGTACTCTCGAAGAAATTCGCTTTTGGTTAGCGGGTTCTTTAGCTGGTGCGGATACAAGTCTGATTCTGCAAATTTTGCCTTATGTCTGCATCGGCATGATATTGACGTTGATTATTTCTAAACAAATCACAATTTTGAGTTTGGGTGAAGATATTGCTAAAGGCTTAGGGCAACAAACCGCATGGGTGAAAATCCTTGCTGCTGTATGTGTTTTGCTGTTAGATGGTAGCGCGATCGCAGTTGCCGGAGCGATTGGATTTATCGGTTTGGTGGTTCCTCATATTGTTCGGTTTATCGTAGGAACAGATTACCGTTGGATTTTACCTTACAGCGCTTTATTTGGTGCCATATTGCTTTTAGCATCCGATATTGCAGCTCGATTAATTATTAAACCGCAAGAAATCCCCGTAGGTATTATGACAGCTTTAGTTGGTGCGCCATTCTTCATTTATTTAGCTAAAACCAAGGTGAACAAATGAAGACAAGTACAATCGTTTTTCGCTCTAGATTACTTCCGATTTCTTTCCGCCTCAAAAAGCGCGTTCCCATAGTCTTATTAATTTTAATTCTGATTACCTTAACCGCAATGGTAATGAATACTTCCTTTGGGGAATATCCTATTCCACCGCTTGCAGTTATTCAAACCGTCTTGGGTATAGATACGGGAAATGCAGATTATGGCTTTGTAATTAACACTTTACGCTTACCAAGAACCCTTACTGCTTGTCTTGTAGGTATGGCTTTAGCGATTTCCGGCACTATTATGCAAGGTATAACTCGGAACCCTCTTGCCGATCCAGGAATTATTGGTATTAATGCCGGTGCAAGTTTAGCAGCGGTCACTTTGATTGTATTATTACCAAATGTACCTGCGGGAATATTGCCTATAGTTGCTTTTATCGGTGCTTTGATAGCTTCGTTATTAATTTATTTTCTAGCTTGGGATAGAGGTACCCATCCGGTACGTTTAATTTTAATAGGTGTGGGAATTGCGGCGGTAGCTAGTGCTTTTACAAATTTGATGGTGACATTTGGCGATATTTATAATGTTAGTCAAGCATTAGTATGGTTAGCGGGAAGCGTTTACGGACGCAGTTGGGAACAACTTTTTTCATTACTACCTTGGTTAATTGTTTTTATACCCTTAGCTTTTATAAATGCACCACAATTAAATGCTTTGAATTTAGGAGAAGACATAGCTAAAGGTTTGGGTAGTAAAGTTGAATGGCAACGGAGTTTTTTATTATTAATTAGTGCTGCATTATCGGGAGCAGCAGTAGCGACAGCAGGAACAATTGGATTTGTAGGATTAATAGCACCTCATATAGCTCGTCAATTAGTAGGAAATATTCATGAAGGATTAATTCCCGTAGCTGCAATGACAGGAGCAATGATTGTAGTTATAGCTGATTTTTTAGGAAGAATTTTATTTGCTCCCATAGAACTTCCTTGTGGAATTATTACTGCTGTGATTGGTGCGCCTTATTTTGTTTATTTGTTAGTTAGGAGTAGGAGGAAATGAGAGGGGGAAGAGGGGGTAGAAAATAATTTCTCACTCATAACTATTCCCAATGCCCAATGCCCAATTACCCATTACCCATTACCCATTACCTATTACCAATTTTATTATAAATGAAATTAGAAACTAAAACTCACTACCAACTCTCAACCAAAAATCTCACATTAGGTTACGAAAATACAAATATAATTAAAAATATCGATTTAAGCATACCTCAAGGAAAAATTACCGCTTTGGTTGGTGCGAATGGCTGCGGTAAATCTACATTGTTGCGGGGTTTAGCAAGACTGTTAAAACCCTTTCACGGAACTATTTATTTAGATTCTAGCGACGTATTTGAATTATCGACAAAAGCCGTTGCGAAAAAGTTAGGAATTCTTTCTCAATCACCAGTTGCACCGGAAGGTTTGACTGTAAAAGATTTAGTTGCTTGCGGACGATATCCTTATCAAAATTGGTTGCAGCAATGGACTAAGGAAGATGAACGTTTTGTGGATATAGCTTTAGAAACTACTCGAATGAAAGAGTTTGCAGAACGGGAATTAGATACTCTTTCTGGGGGACAGCGACAGCGAGCTTGGATTGCAATGGCTTTGGCTCAAGATACTGATATTTTACTATTAGATGAGCCGACAACTTTTTTGGATTTAGCGCATCAAATTGAGGTGTTAGATTTGCTGTGGGAATTGAATCAAAATCAAGGACGAACTTTGGTAATGGTATTACACGATTTAAACCAAGCTTGTCGCTATGCTGATTATTTAGTAGCAGTTAATAAAGGGAATATTTATACACAAGGTAAACCGGAAGATGTGATGAATGAAAAGATGGTTTTAGATGTGTTTGGGTTGGAATGTAAGATTATACCCGATCCAGTTTCGGATACTCCGATGTGCCTTCCAATTGGTAGGAAGGGTAAGTATAATTCGTAATTCTGTTGGAGTCGATTCAATTAGAGATTCTGCTTCGTTATTCATTTGTGCTGAAGCAATATTATTACTCAAACTAGAAAAAATGAAGAGGATAATAGCAAGGTGATAAATAGAATGAATCATTTTAATTACTAAAATCAAAATATTCTCAACAGATTGTTTATTCAGCAGGTGAATTCGATTCCCCTGGTGGTGGAGTTACAGGTTTTGGAGGTGTTACAGGTTTTGGAGGTGTTACAGGTTTTAGTGGAGTTACAGGTTTTGGAGGTGTTTTAGGTTTTGGAGGTGTTTTAGGTTTTGGTGGAGTTACAGGTTTTAGTGGAGTTACAGGTTTTGGAGGTGTTTTAGGTTTCGGAGTTGTGGGTTTTAGAGGTGTTAAAGGTTTTGGAGTACGTTTTGGCTGGGGTTGATTTTCCCTGAATTTCTTGTTATAGAACCAGG comes from Rivularia sp. PCC 7116 and encodes:
- a CDS encoding iron ABC transporter permease, which codes for MKTSTIVFRSRLLPISFRLKKRVPIVLLILILITLTAMVMNTSFGEYPIPPLAVIQTVLGIDTGNADYGFVINTLRLPRTLTACLVGMALAISGTIMQGITRNPLADPGIIGINAGASLAAVTLIVLLPNVPAGILPIVAFIGALIASLLIYFLAWDRGTHPVRLILIGVGIAAVASAFTNLMVTFGDIYNVSQALVWLAGSVYGRSWEQLFSLLPWLIVFIPLAFINAPQLNALNLGEDIAKGLGSKVEWQRSFLLLISAALSGAAVATAGTIGFVGLIAPHIARQLVGNIHEGLIPVAAMTGAMIVVIADFLGRILFAPIELPCGIITAVIGAPYFVYLLVRSRRK
- a CDS encoding TonB-dependent receptor domain-containing protein; the encoded protein is MKLDKLFQSLLLTSGIVFLIGTPARSEEYQKGRINKSGVVSRRPRNFQVKTASSEKRIKLDEAGKNILQLDEIEFPVTNAQMLVQNPAPSQRSIIPITGVKTNSTDKGLEIILQTPQARQLQVVNRSIDNSFIADIPNAQLQQASGDTFEFTQEKPLQGITEIIVTNLNANTVRIAVKGESGLPKIELFDSGEGLIFGLAPTASTAQKPVPKPEEEKPAQSETPSTKPEQPTTDDESIELIVTASRTEEDVQRVARSVTVITREEIEEQTTVNRDLTSILANTVPGLGPSSESQASFTQTLRGRQPLVLVDGVPITSNIDNDTSVANLRRIDTDAIERIEVIRGPSATYGDGAAGGVINIITRKPNQDRVVSEAEIGVRSVGNFKSGSFGNFLNYGISGKQGDVDFVASFTRDSFGTPFDAEGDRIPLFADSESDSTSINVFGKLGVDLGSQQRLQITANHFNDSQSQEGQLDETSANLEKARFLDIPIDFIDSADPFNRGTVISFDYTHNDILNSSLKAQAYYRQTKTASNLFENRQFRPQDPLDIGRSVVTAERFGGRLQLNTFLSDNVSVLWGADYSNEESEGNFDVFDIDEFDSSGGRRARKIGEVIRIAPYDIENLGLFSQLKWDASERLSLSGGVRYENFNVSVVDNWVDGRTGASATGGDKTLDDVVFNAGVVYKATPEVSVFANFAQGFSLPNISRILQRPEDGFNFAEDVELSAPQKVDSYELGIRGRWNNFQASLAGFYSYSALGTSVQFEDFGTGNFSILRSPQRNYGIELAVDWQPSDKWKLGSTLTWSEGELKESEESGFVAITGYEVSPLKLTAYVENQTLPGWSNRLQALYVGSRDRAFDADVDPIGIDSYLLMDLISSLKLGDGTLSLGVRNLLNNQYFNINNQISFGFDPAFATASRGRTFTLNYRWSW
- a CDS encoding manganese efflux pump MntP family protein, encoding MELSSSILLAFGLAADACAVSLSSGLTIRHIKMYKAIKIALFFGIFQAIMPLIGWLAGLSIRSFVLRFNHWIIFGILVYLGGKMIFESFADSNNDEKPKFNCLEIYTLIALSIATSIDAFAAGLGLSILKSSILLTATVIGFITFTLSFIAVYIGHFCGDMFKQKVEVIGGGSLIFLGTKILIEAFV
- a CDS encoding iron ABC transporter permease, with amino-acid sequence MQILSRTKPVIGLIVGCLVLIIFLFVSVSYGAADISWQGVYDSLVSFDGSREHLIIRTVRLPRSLLAMLVGASISTAGAIMQGITRNPLADPGILGINAGAAFAVVMAIFLFGASSPSFYVWCAFAGAGITAVSVYFLASLGRSGITPLNLTISGAAISAFLASLTTGILIVSQSTLEEIRFWLAGSLAGADTSLILQILPYVCIGMILTLIISKQITILSLGEDIAKGLGQQTAWVKILAAVCVLLLDGSAIAVAGAIGFIGLVVPHIVRFIVGTDYRWILPYSALFGAILLLASDIAARLIIKPQEIPVGIMTALVGAPFFIYLAKTKVNK
- the fetB gene encoding iron export ABC transporter permease subunit FetB produces the protein MDNYISISYGQLALATLFIIINVCLSLALRLGLTKSLVIASLRMIAQLLLVGYALQWVFTLQNPLLILLVAVTMTTIAALSSVNRTRRRFSSIYWNNFVCLLSASFLVTGLTVNGIIRVEPWYDPQYLIPLLGMVLGNALTGTSLALDKFMEDLSSKREQIEALLTLGGTRWEAAHETLKEALRTGMIPTINSMMVMGLVSLPGMMTGQILAGASPTDAVRYQILIIFTQASGTALATIGVLTLAFFAVFNRQHQLSGDLIWSS
- a CDS encoding MFS transporter, with product MTKQIFNNIPRNVWILGFVSLLTDVSSKMIESVLPLFLVSTLGVNLLTVGLIEGIAESTASILKVFSGALSDYFGQRKKLTVAGYGLSTLVKPLFALATSPAWVLMARFGDRVGKGIRVAPRDALVADATDKAHIGAAYGLRQSLDTIGAFTGPLAAFVLMSAGRENFRLVFWLALIPGILAVALLALGVQEPNSSVNRMQNNPLRWNTLRSLGRNYWGLVAVALLFNLGNSSDAFLLLKVRQAGVSNLFVPLTIFVINLTYSLSAYPVGLISDRIGRLRLLVGGFSLYALIYLGFAFSYTPWQVWGLCALYGLHQGMSKGILLALVADRVPSNLRGTAFGFINLATGAALLPASLLAGSLWESIGSEATFITGSLFAILAAALLLIIHRNEQ
- a CDS encoding ABC transporter ATP-binding protein, translated to MKLETKTHYQLSTKNLTLGYENTNIIKNIDLSIPQGKITALVGANGCGKSTLLRGLARLLKPFHGTIYLDSSDVFELSTKAVAKKLGILSQSPVAPEGLTVKDLVACGRYPYQNWLQQWTKEDERFVDIALETTRMKEFAERELDTLSGGQRQRAWIAMALAQDTDILLLDEPTTFLDLAHQIEVLDLLWELNQNQGRTLVMVLHDLNQACRYADYLVAVNKGNIYTQGKPEDVMNEKMVLDVFGLECKIIPDPVSDTPMCLPIGRKGKYNS
- a CDS encoding helix-turn-helix transcriptional regulator, which gives rise to MTLFLKESADCYRLLPLNSLDNQNQFQPKTYEFQLYDPKGISYGCRSWFHLRPGISLLVEDYQLQENLVVETSPTQPCTFLELGFGIFGNSYDTNLNSGQNFISLDSDTDESNTKEWLAQERILKIDIHIEYSFFESLVLSYLDILPDNFQDVIKNVDINYFQVGRTTPQMQTVLRQILNCPYQGLTKQLYLEGKVLELMALRLEDLQNTKALNSTTNLKPEQIDSIYQARDIIINNFSNPPSLLSLARQVNLNDCTLKKGFQQIFGTTVFGYLHDYRMERAKELLLEANAVNKVARTVGYSSHSAFMTAFRKKFGVNPSVYSRKNSV
- a CDS encoding ATP-binding cassette domain-containing protein, whose translation is MKTQQTQNRAAETLVSPRTPILSVRGLGRKIDKYWIWRNLNFELFSGEKVAVLGASGSGKSLLLRTLAGLDQIQAGKIIFQGKNINNWHLPKYRSQIIYLHQRPALWEGTVESNLKQVYGLKINRHLAYNRAAILNYLQILHKNDDFLKRRVNAISGGEAQIVAFLRALQLAPKILLLDEPTASLDAQTAGSLEALVSAWQAEAPLRAYLWTSHDPTQLERITNRQIRLRFD